A single genomic interval of Sinorhizobium garamanticum harbors:
- a CDS encoding YcgN family cysteine cluster protein — MGEMPFWKTKSLEEMSNAEWESLCDGCGLCCLNKLEDWDSGEIAWTSIRCTLLDGESCRCKDYDNRQATVPDCIQLTPKVVHEISWLPPTCAYRLIGEGRDLYWWHPLVSGDPETVHAAGISVRGRTVAEDGIDVEDYEDYLVTWPLEVGLEPVR, encoded by the coding sequence ATGGGCGAAATGCCTTTCTGGAAAACCAAAAGCCTTGAAGAAATGAGCAATGCCGAGTGGGAAAGCCTCTGTGACGGCTGTGGGCTCTGTTGCCTGAACAAGCTCGAGGATTGGGATTCGGGCGAGATCGCCTGGACCTCGATCCGCTGTACTTTGCTCGATGGCGAAAGCTGTCGCTGCAAGGACTACGATAACAGGCAGGCGACTGTCCCGGATTGCATCCAACTGACGCCGAAGGTGGTGCACGAGATCTCATGGCTGCCGCCGACCTGCGCCTATCGGCTGATCGGCGAGGGAAGGGATCTCTATTGGTGGCATCCGCTCGTCTCCGGCGACCCGGAAACCGTCCATGCGGCAGGCATATCCGTGCGGGGCCGCACCGTTGCGGAGGATGGTATCGATGTCGAGGATTATGAGGACTACCTGGTTACCTGGCCGCTGGAAGTAGGATTGGAACCGGTCCGCTAG
- a CDS encoding MmcQ/YjbR family DNA-binding protein has protein sequence MLTEEMEKLALSLPGTQENAHFGTRDFRVGKRIFMSLPEAGRAVFKFTPDQQRMLLEMEPGVCAAVPGGWGERGWTSFYFVDADEELVRQSMETAWRNVAPKSLVKKNGGT, from the coding sequence ATGCTGACCGAAGAGATGGAAAAGCTGGCGCTCAGCCTGCCGGGAACGCAAGAGAATGCCCATTTCGGAACGCGGGATTTTCGCGTGGGCAAGCGGATTTTCATGTCCCTGCCGGAGGCAGGCCGCGCGGTCTTCAAGTTCACGCCCGACCAGCAGCGCATGTTACTGGAAATGGAGCCCGGAGTTTGCGCCGCGGTCCCCGGCGGCTGGGGAGAACGCGGCTGGACATCGTTCTATTTCGTCGACGCCGACGAGGAGCTTGTTCGGCAGTCCATGGAAACCGCATGGCGCAACGTCGCGCCGAAAAGTCTTGTGAAGAAGAACGGTGGCACCTGA